Within Nitrososphaera sp., the genomic segment CGGGCAATTGCAGTCACAATCTCAACAGCTCGAAAGAGTTCCATCCTGTCCAAAGATCCGTTTCCGGAAATCACGGCATCGCCGGTGTCGCTGTCAATTTCTATTTTTACACCACACTTTTGTTCGATTTCCTGCTTTACTTTTCCACGCTTGCCTATAAGGGCCCCGATTCTTTCGCGTGGAATTTTTACTACGTGTTGGAAACTCATTCTTGGTTAGCACCGGTGATTCTTGTTACGAGAGTCGATTCATCGAGTATCGAGACATTTCTCTTTTCGAAAAATCTATTTACATTCATCACATCCCTCACTAAAAACTGTTTTGACAGAGGATGCTGAATTGAAACTGCTGAACCAAAATCAAACAGCACTGTTTTGCCCTTTCTGGGCCTGAAAACGTTATACTCTGAGAGGTCGGCATGGACAAGTTCCGCCTTGCGGTAAAGTATTGTCATTTGCCGTACGAGTGCGTCGTAATCAGACAGAGTGACTTCGGCGTCCGCAAGCCGGGGAGATGCGTTTCCACCTGAGTCGCCCACGAACCTCATGGCAAGTACGTTGTGTTTCACCGCAATAGGTTCGGGCACCGAGACTCCAGCATCCACTGCCGCTTTCATATTGTGAAATTCCTTTCTTGCCCAGACTGAGATCATGTTTCTGGTGGACCCTTTCTTGACGTGCTGAAAACGGGGGTCGCCGGCAATGTACTGCATTCGCCGCTTGAATTCAGCGCTCACTGTGAGATAGACCTTCAGAGCAACCCAGGAATTGTCCGCTGAG encodes:
- a CDS encoding serine protein kinase RIO; this translates as MHGEENEKGSESQHLLDSATPGSSKAIASADRRHSRRERESRFLVKRSEDYQVMDGVFDTPTLMTINDMIDDGIITTVNSHFASGKESKVYLASSADNSWVALKVYLTVSAEFKRRMQYIAGDPRFQHVKKGSTRNMISVWARKEFHNMKAAVDAGVSVPEPIAVKHNVLAMRFVGDSGGNASPRLADAEVTLSDYDALVRQMTILYRKAELVHADLSEYNVFRPRKGKTVLFDFGSAVSIQHPLSKQFLVRDVMNVNRFFEKRNVSILDESTLVTRITGANQE